A genomic window from Winogradskyella sp. J14-2 includes:
- the rpsH gene encoding 30S ribosomal protein S8, producing MYTDPIADYLTRVRNAVKANHRVVEIPASNLKKEITKILFDQGYILSYKFDDSTVQGTIKIALKYNKETKESVIKKIQRISKPGLRKYAGANEMPRILNGLGIAIVSTSHGVMTGKQAQRENVGGEVLCYVY from the coding sequence ATGTACACAGATCCAATAGCGGATTATTTAACGCGAGTTAGAAATGCTGTGAAAGCTAACCACAGAGTGGTAGAGATTCCTGCATCTAACTTAAAAAAGGAGATAACTAAAATATTATTCGATCAAGGATATATTTTAAGTTACAAGTTTGACGACTCTACGGTGCAAGGTACAATTAAGATTGCCTTAAAGTACAACAAAGAGACAAAAGAGTCAGTCATCAAAAAAATTCAAAGAATCAGTAAACCAGGTTTACGTAAATATGCTGGTGCTAACGAAATGCCAAGAATCTTAAATGGTTTGGGTATTGCAATTGTTTCGACCTCTCATGGAGTAATGACAGGTAAACAAGCGCAAAGAGAAAACGTTGGTGGCGAAGTATTATGTTACGTTTACTAA
- the rpsE gene encoding 30S ribosomal protein S5, whose amino-acid sequence MYQKYKNAELVKPGGLDLKDRLVGVQRVTKVTKGGRAFGFSAIVVVGDEAGVVGHGLGKSKDVATAISKAVEDAKKNLVRIPIVKGTLPHEQKGKYGGARVNIIPAAPGTGVIAGGAVRTVLEAVGVHDVLSKSQGSSNPHNVVKATFDALLQLRDAKAVARERGISLEKVYKG is encoded by the coding sequence ATGTATCAAAAATATAAAAACGCAGAATTAGTAAAACCAGGCGGATTAGATTTAAAAGACCGTTTAGTAGGTGTACAGCGTGTAACTAAAGTAACAAAAGGTGGTAGAGCATTTGGTTTTTCTGCTATTGTAGTTGTTGGTGACGAAGCTGGTGTTGTAGGTCATGGATTAGGAAAATCTAAAGACGTAGCAACAGCAATTTCAAAAGCTGTAGAAGACGCTAAAAAGAATTTAGTAAGAATTCCTATTGTAAAAGGTACTTTGCCACACGAGCAAAAAGGAAAGTATGGTGGTGCTAGAGTAAATATTATTCCAGCTGCACCTGGTACCGGAGTTATTGCTGGTGGTGCTGTAAGAACAGTACTCGAAGCTGTTGGTGTACATGATGTATTATCAAAATCTCAGGGATCTTCAAATCCTCATAACGTAGTAAAAGCTACTTTTGATGCTTTATTACAATTAAGAGATGCAAAAGCTGTAGCAAGAGAGCGTGGAATTTCACTTGAAAAAGTATATAAAGGATAA
- the carA gene encoding glutamine-hydrolyzing carbamoyl-phosphate synthase small subunit, giving the protein MKYKQRKKALILLEDGTIFYGKSIGKDGTAFGEVCFNTGTTGYQEIFTDPSYYGQLMVTTNAHIGNYGTKEDEMESDNVKIAGLICKNFSFEYSRPAADDSLENFFEKYNTLAIADVDTRALVSYIRDNGAMNAVISTEVEDINSLKKQLAEQPNMKGLELASKVSTKEPYYFGDENATYKIAALDIGIKKNILRNLAKRDAYIKIFPYNSKFEDLEAFNPDGYFLSNGPGDPEPLVEAQAVAKEIIARNKPLFGICLGHQVIALANGISTYKMHNGHRGINHPVKNLLTGKGEITSQNHGFAINREETEANKNVEITHVHLNDNTVAGIKIKDKNCFSVQYHPEASPGPNDSVYLFDQFIENIKNH; this is encoded by the coding sequence ATGAAATATAAACAAAGAAAAAAAGCACTGATTCTATTAGAGGATGGTACAATATTTTACGGTAAGTCCATAGGAAAAGACGGTACAGCATTCGGTGAAGTATGTTTTAACACTGGTACAACTGGTTATCAAGAAATTTTCACCGATCCTTCTTACTATGGTCAGCTTATGGTAACTACAAACGCTCATATTGGCAACTATGGAACCAAGGAAGATGAGATGGAATCTGATAATGTAAAAATTGCAGGTTTAATTTGTAAAAACTTCAGTTTTGAATACTCTCGCCCAGCAGCAGATGATTCTTTAGAAAACTTTTTTGAAAAGTATAATACACTAGCTATTGCAGATGTAGATACAAGAGCCTTGGTAAGCTATATAAGAGATAATGGAGCTATGAATGCTGTCATTTCTACTGAAGTAGAAGATATAAATAGCCTAAAAAAGCAATTAGCAGAACAGCCAAATATGAAAGGTTTAGAGTTAGCCTCAAAAGTGTCAACAAAAGAACCGTATTATTTTGGTGATGAAAATGCCACTTACAAAATTGCTGCATTAGATATAGGAATTAAGAAAAACATCTTGAGAAATCTTGCTAAAAGAGATGCTTATATAAAAATCTTTCCATACAATTCTAAATTTGAAGATTTAGAAGCGTTTAATCCAGATGGATACTTTTTATCAAACGGACCAGGTGACCCAGAACCATTGGTAGAAGCTCAAGCAGTAGCAAAAGAAATTATTGCAAGAAACAAACCATTATTTGGTATATGTTTAGGACATCAGGTTATTGCTTTGGCCAATGGTATTTCAACTTATAAAATGCATAATGGTCATAGAGGAATAAATCATCCTGTAAAAAATTTATTAACAGGTAAAGGTGAAATTACGTCTCAAAATCATGGCTTTGCTATTAATAGAGAAGAAACAGAAGCCAATAAGAATGTAGAAATAACACACGTACACCTTAATGATAATACAGTAGCAGGTATTAAAATAAAAGATAAAAATTGTTTCTCAGTACAATATCATCCAGAAGCAAGTCCTGGACCCAACGATTCAGTATATTTATTTGATCAGTTTATAGAGAATATCAAAAACCACTAA
- a CDS encoding DNA-directed RNA polymerase subunit alpha, with protein MAILNFQKPDKVIMIDSTDFEGKFEFRPLEPGYGLTVGNALRRVLLSSLEGFAITSVRIEGVDHEFSTISGVVEDVTEMILNLKQVNFKRQIDEVDNETVTISISGQEQITAGDFQKFISGFQVLNTDLVICNLDPKVNINMELTIEKGRGYVPAEENKKASAPMGTIFTDSIYTPIKNVKYSIENFRVEQKTDYEKLVFEIITDGSIHPKDALTEAAKILIHHFMLFSDERITLEADEIAQTETYDEESLHMRQLLKTKLVDMDLSVRALNCLKAAEVDTLGDLVSFNKNDLMKFRNFGKKSLTELEELVNVKGLNFGMDLSKYKLDKD; from the coding sequence ATGGCAATATTAAATTTTCAGAAACCAGATAAAGTAATCATGATTGATTCTACTGATTTTGAAGGTAAGTTTGAATTCAGACCTTTAGAACCAGGATACGGATTAACAGTGGGTAATGCTTTACGTAGAGTATTATTATCTTCTTTAGAAGGTTTCGCAATCACTTCTGTTAGAATAGAAGGTGTAGATCATGAGTTTTCTACAATTTCTGGCGTAGTAGAAGATGTAACTGAAATGATCTTGAACTTAAAGCAGGTAAACTTTAAGCGTCAAATAGACGAAGTAGATAACGAAACCGTTACTATTTCTATTTCAGGTCAAGAGCAAATCACAGCTGGCGATTTTCAGAAGTTTATTTCTGGTTTTCAAGTTTTAAACACAGATTTAGTAATATGTAACTTAGACCCAAAAGTAAACATCAATATGGAGTTAACTATTGAAAAAGGTAGAGGATATGTTCCTGCTGAAGAAAATAAAAAAGCTTCTGCACCAATGGGAACAATCTTTACAGATTCTATCTATACTCCAATAAAAAATGTTAAGTACAGTATCGAAAACTTCCGTGTTGAGCAAAAGACGGATTATGAAAAATTAGTTTTCGAAATCATTACAGACGGATCTATACACCCTAAAGATGCTTTAACAGAAGCAGCTAAAATACTAATTCACCACTTTATGTTATTCTCTGATGAGCGTATTACATTAGAAGCGGATGAAATTGCACAAACAGAAACCTATGATGAAGAATCACTTCACATGAGACAACTATTGAAGACTAAATTAGTAGATATGGATCTCTCTGTACGTGCATTAAACTGTTTAAAAGCTGCAGAGGTTGATACTTTAGGTGATTTAGTATCATTCAATAAAAATGATTTAATGAAATTCAGAAACTTTGGTAAGAAGTCATTAACTGAGCTAGAGGAACTAGTTAACGTTAAGGGTCTTAACTTTGGTATGGATTTAAGTAAATACAAATTAGATAAAGACTAA
- the rpmD gene encoding 50S ribosomal protein L30 gives MAKIKVTKVKSAINRTKRQKQTLEALGLRKIGQVVEHDATPNILGMVKKVEHLVSVEEA, from the coding sequence ATGGCAAAGATTAAAGTAACTAAAGTAAAAAGTGCAATCAATCGTACTAAAAGACAAAAGCAAACATTAGAAGCTTTAGGTCTTAGAAAGATTGGACAAGTAGTAGAGCACGATGCCACACCAAATATCCTTGGTATGGTAAAAAAAGTTGAACATTTAGTTTCTGTAGAAGAAGCTTAA
- the infA gene encoding translation initiation factor IF-1 produces the protein MAKQAAIEQDGTIIEALSNAMFRVELENGHIVTAHISGKMRMHYIKLLPGDKVKLEMSPYDLTKARITYRY, from the coding sequence ATGGCAAAGCAAGCAGCAATAGAACAAGACGGAACAATTATAGAAGCATTATCTAATGCAATGTTTCGTGTAGAACTAGAAAATGGTCACATTGTGACGGCACATATATCTGGTAAGATGCGTATGCATTACATTAAACTATTACCAGGTGATAAAGTAAAATTAGAAATGAGCCCTTATGATTTAACAAAGGCTCGTATAACCTATAGATACTAA
- the rpsK gene encoding 30S ribosomal protein S11, with the protein MAKSSSKKRKVIVDAIGEAHITASFNNIIVSLTNKKGDVISWSSAGKMGFRGSKKNTPYAAQLAAEDAAGVAKEAGLKKVKVYVKGPGNGRESAIRSIHNSGIEVSEIIDVTPMPHNGCRPPKRRRV; encoded by the coding sequence ATGGCAAAGTCAAGTTCAAAAAAACGTAAAGTTATAGTAGATGCTATAGGTGAAGCGCACATTACTGCTTCATTTAACAACATCATTGTTTCTTTAACAAATAAAAAAGGTGACGTAATCTCTTGGTCATCTGCTGGTAAAATGGGTTTCAGAGGTTCTAAAAAGAACACTCCTTACGCAGCACAATTAGCTGCTGAAGATGCTGCAGGTGTAGCAAAAGAAGCTGGTTTAAAGAAAGTAAAAGTATACGTTAAAGGTCCTGGTAACGGTAGAGAATCTGCTATCAGATCTATTCACAACTCAGGTATTGAAGTGTCAGAAATTATTGATGTAACTCCAATGCCACATAACGGTTGTCGACCTCCAAAGAGACGTCGCGTATAA
- the rpsM gene encoding 30S ribosomal protein S13, whose translation MARIAGVDIPKQKRGVVSLTYIYGIGRSRAKEILETAKVDESTKVQDWTDDEIGAIREAVGSYKIEGELRSETQLNIKRLMDIGCYRGIRHRAGLPLRGQRTKNNSRTRKGRRKTVANKKKVTK comes from the coding sequence ATGGCAAGAATTGCAGGTGTAGACATACCAAAACAAAAAAGAGGAGTAGTATCCTTAACTTATATCTACGGAATAGGTAGAAGTAGAGCGAAAGAAATTTTAGAGACTGCTAAAGTTGACGAGAGCACTAAAGTACAAGATTGGACTGACGATGAAATCGGAGCCATCCGTGAAGCAGTTGGTTCTTACAAAATAGAAGGTGAATTACGTTCTGAAACACAATTAAACATTAAGCGTTTAATGGATATTGGATGTTACAGAGGTATTCGTCATAGAGCTGGTCTTCCATTAAGAGGGCAGCGTACTAAGAACAACTCTCGTACTAGAAAAGGTAGAAGAAAAACAGTTGCTAACAAGAAAAAGGTAACTAAATAA
- the rpsN gene encoding 30S ribosomal protein S14, whose translation MAKESMKAREVKRAKTVAKYAEKRKALKEAGDYEALQKLPKNASPIRMHNRCKLTGRPKGYMRQFGISRVMFREMANKGLIPGVKKASW comes from the coding sequence ATGGCTAAAGAATCAATGAAAGCTCGTGAGGTGAAGCGTGCAAAGACAGTAGCTAAATATGCTGAGAAAAGAAAAGCTTTAAAAGAAGCTGGCGATTACGAAGCATTACAAAAGCTACCAAAAAATGCATCACCAATACGTATGCATAACCGTTGTAAACTTACAGGAAGACCAAAAGGTTATATGAGACAGTTTGGTATCTCTCGTGTAATGTTTAGAGAAATGGCTAACAAAGGGTTAATTCCTGGTGTGAAAAAAGCAAGTTGGTAA
- the rplE gene encoding 50S ribosomal protein L5, translating into MAYVARLKKEYQDKVIPALTEEFGYKNVMQVPKLEKIILSRGVGAAVADKKLIDHAVDELTKISGQKAVATISKKDVASFKLRKGMPIGAKVTLRGEQMYEFLDRLVTTALPRVRDFNGIKATGFDGRGNYNLGITEQIIFPEIDIDKINKISGMDITFVTSAETDKEAKSLLTELGLPFKKN; encoded by the coding sequence ATGGCTTACGTTGCAAGATTAAAAAAAGAGTATCAGGATAAGGTAATTCCTGCGCTTACAGAAGAATTTGGATATAAAAATGTAATGCAAGTACCTAAACTTGAAAAGATTATTCTTTCTAGAGGTGTTGGTGCTGCTGTTGCAGATAAGAAATTAATTGATCATGCTGTTGATGAATTAACAAAGATATCTGGGCAAAAAGCCGTAGCTACAATTTCTAAGAAAGATGTAGCTTCTTTTAAGTTACGTAAAGGAATGCCAATAGGTGCCAAAGTAACCTTACGTGGTGAGCAAATGTATGAGTTTCTAGATAGATTAGTAACAACTGCACTGCCACGAGTAAGAGACTTTAACGGTATCAAAGCCACAGGTTTTGATGGTCGTGGAAACTATAACCTAGGTATTACAGAGCAAATCATTTTCCCTGAAATAGATATTGATAAAATCAATAAAATCTCAGGAATGGATATTACATTTGTGACTTCTGCTGAAACAGACAAAGAAGCGAAGTCTTTATTAACAGAACTAGGATTACCATTTAAAAAGAATTAA
- the rplR gene encoding 50S ribosomal protein L18 — protein MALTKNERRIRIKNRIRKVVSGTETRPRLAVFRSNKEIYAQVVNDVTGVTIAAASSRDKDIAKSKGNKTEIAALVGKAVAEKAMKAGVETISFDRGGYLYHGRVKSLAEGAREAGLKF, from the coding sequence ATGGCATTGACAAAGAACGAAAGAAGAATTAGAATAAAAAACAGAATCCGTAAAGTAGTTTCTGGTACAGAAACTAGACCGAGACTTGCTGTTTTTAGAAGTAATAAAGAAATTTATGCTCAGGTCGTAAATGATGTAACTGGTGTAACTATAGCTGCTGCATCTTCTAGAGATAAGGATATAGCAAAGTCTAAAGGAAATAAGACTGAAATTGCTGCTCTAGTAGGAAAAGCTGTTGCAGAAAAAGCTATGAAAGCTGGTGTAGAAACTATTTCTTTTGATAGAGGTGGTTATTTATATCATGGTAGAGTAAAATCATTAGCAGAAGGTGCTAGAGAAGCAGGACTTAAATTTTAA
- the secY gene encoding preprotein translocase subunit SecY yields MKIVETLKNVWKITELKDRIILTLGLLLVYRFGAQVVLPGVDFPKLAELQSSAAQGGLLWLINAFTGGGFSKASVFALGIMPYISASIVVQLMGIAIPYLQKLQKEGASGQKKITQITRWLTIGICLVQAPAYLGTIPSLSGLQSINQMLIPGFSENVFYFSSVVILVTGCVFAMWLGEKITDKGIGNGISLLIMVGIIATMPQSFAQNMFSRLEGGNGGFMMILIELVIWFLIILGSVFLVMAVRKIAVQYARRTASGGYEKNVFGSRQFLPLKLNASGVMPIIFAQAIMFAPAYIGKLFGPESGVGQWMQTNFQDIFGFWYNLVFALLIIIFTYFYTAITVPTNKMADDLKRSGGFIPGIRPGTETAEYLDKIMSQITLPGSIFLALVAIFPAFVYQLVGVQQGWALFFGGTSLLIMVGVAIDTMQQINSYLLNKHYDGLMKTGKNRKSVTS; encoded by the coding sequence ATGAAGATAGTAGAAACGTTAAAAAATGTCTGGAAAATCACCGAGCTTAAGGATAGAATTATTCTTACCTTAGGCTTACTGTTAGTGTATCGTTTTGGTGCCCAAGTGGTTTTACCAGGTGTAGATTTTCCAAAGTTAGCAGAGTTGCAAAGTTCTGCAGCTCAAGGTGGTTTATTATGGTTAATTAATGCCTTTACTGGTGGTGGTTTTTCAAAAGCTTCGGTATTTGCATTAGGTATTATGCCATACATATCTGCATCTATCGTTGTGCAGCTCATGGGTATTGCAATCCCTTATCTGCAAAAACTTCAAAAAGAAGGCGCTAGTGGACAAAAGAAAATAACTCAGATAACACGATGGTTAACTATCGGAATTTGTTTAGTTCAGGCACCTGCCTATTTAGGTACCATTCCGTCTCTATCTGGTCTTCAGTCAATTAACCAAATGTTAATTCCTGGTTTTTCAGAAAATGTTTTTTATTTTTCATCAGTAGTGATACTAGTTACAGGTTGCGTTTTTGCTATGTGGCTAGGTGAAAAAATTACGGATAAAGGTATAGGTAACGGTATTTCATTATTAATTATGGTGGGTATTATTGCAACTATGCCACAATCATTTGCACAAAATATGTTCTCAAGGTTAGAAGGTGGAAATGGTGGATTTATGATGATTTTAATAGAATTGGTTATCTGGTTCTTAATTATCTTAGGTTCAGTATTCTTAGTAATGGCAGTGCGTAAAATTGCTGTACAATACGCAAGAAGAACAGCTTCTGGTGGCTATGAGAAAAATGTATTTGGATCACGTCAGTTTTTACCATTAAAGTTAAATGCTTCAGGTGTTATGCCTATTATATTCGCTCAAGCAATAATGTTTGCACCAGCATATATTGGTAAGTTGTTTGGTCCTGAGAGTGGTGTTGGTCAGTGGATGCAAACTAATTTTCAAGATATTTTTGGATTTTGGTACAACCTCGTATTTGCATTATTAATTATAATATTTACATATTTCTATACTGCAATTACAGTACCTACTAACAAAATGGCTGATGATTTAAAACGGAGTGGTGGATTTATTCCTGGTATTAGACCAGGTACAGAAACAGCGGAGTACTTAGATAAGATAATGTCTCAGATTACATTACCAGGATCTATCTTCCTCGCCTTGGTAGCAATATTCCCTGCGTTTGTTTATCAATTAGTAGGTGTGCAACAAGGGTGGGCACTGTTTTTTGGAGGTACCTCCCTTTTAATTATGGTAGGTGTTGCTATCGATACCATGCAGCAGATTAATTCTTATTTATTAAATAAGCATTACGACGGGTTGATGAAAACAGGCAAGAACAGAAAATCTGTAACCTCATAA
- the rpsD gene encoding 30S ribosomal protein S4, translating to MARYTGPKTKIARKFGQAIFGDDKAFEKRNYPPGQHGNNRRRGKKSEYAIQLMEKQKAKYTYGILERQFRNMFKRATSAQGITGEVLLQLCESRLDNVVFRMGIAPTRSAARQLVSHRHITVNGEKVNIPSYQLKAGDVVGVREKSKSLESIQNSLANSSSVYEWITWNNDTMEGTYVSVPARIQIPEQINEQFIVELYSK from the coding sequence ATGGCAAGATATACTGGTCCTAAAACTAAAATAGCCCGTAAATTCGGACAAGCTATATTCGGAGACGATAAAGCCTTCGAAAAAAGAAATTACCCTCCAGGTCAACACGGAAACAACAGAAGACGTGGAAAAAAATCTGAATACGCAATCCAATTAATGGAAAAGCAAAAAGCAAAATATACGTATGGTATATTAGAGCGTCAGTTCAGAAACATGTTCAAAAGAGCAACTTCAGCTCAAGGAATTACAGGTGAAGTTTTATTACAATTATGCGAATCGCGTTTAGATAACGTTGTTTTCAGAATGGGAATTGCTCCAACCAGAAGCGCTGCGAGACAATTAGTATCTCATAGACACATTACAGTAAATGGTGAAAAGGTAAATATTCCATCTTACCAACTAAAAGCTGGTGATGTTGTAGGTGTAAGAGAAAAATCTAAATCTTTAGAATCTATTCAAAATTCATTAGCTAACTCTAGTAGTGTCTACGAGTGGATTACATGGAATAACGATACAATGGAAGGAACTTATGTTTCTGTACCAGCGAGAATCCAAATCCCTGAACAAATTAACGAGCAGTTCATCGTCGAACTTTACTCTAAATAA
- the rplQ gene encoding 50S ribosomal protein L17, which translates to MRHGKKFNHLGRKSAHRKSMLANMACSLIEHKRINTTTAKAKALKQFVEPLITKSKEDTTHNRRIVMSRLRQKEAVAELFRDVATKVGDRPGGYTRIIKLGNRLGDNADMAMIELVDYNELYNAGKPAKKSTRRSRRGGKKSTTAVPPVETQASNEEE; encoded by the coding sequence ATGAGACACGGAAAAAAATTCAATCACTTAGGTAGAAAATCGGCGCACAGAAAGTCAATGTTAGCTAACATGGCATGCTCATTAATAGAGCACAAGCGTATTAACACAACGACTGCAAAAGCTAAGGCCTTAAAACAGTTTGTAGAGCCATTAATCACAAAGTCTAAAGAAGATACTACTCACAATAGAAGAATAGTAATGTCTAGACTTAGACAAAAAGAGGCAGTGGCAGAATTGTTTAGAGATGTAGCAACCAAAGTAGGTGATCGTCCTGGTGGTTACACACGTATCATTAAGTTAGGTAACCGTTTAGGTGACAACGCTGATATGGCTATGATTGAATTAGTAGATTACAACGAGCTTTATAATGCTGGTAAGCCTGCTAAGAAATCTACTCGTAGAAGCAGAAGAGGTGGTAAGAAGAGTACGACTGCTGTGCCACCAGTAGAAACTCAAGCTTCAAACGAAGAAGAATAA
- the ykgO gene encoding type B 50S ribosomal protein L36, with product MKVRASVKKRSADCKLVRRKGRLYVINKKNPRFKQRQG from the coding sequence ATGAAAGTAAGAGCATCAGTTAAAAAGAGAAGTGCTGATTGTAAATTAGTACGTCGTAAAGGAAGACTTTACGTTATTAACAAAAAGAATCCAAGATTCAAGCAAAGACAAGGATAA
- the rplF gene encoding 50S ribosomal protein L6, which produces MSRIGKSPITVPEGVTVEIKDNVITAKGKLGELTQTFSDVEITVEDGTITLTRPSEKKDHRAKHGLYRALIANMIEGVSKGFTKELELVGVGYRASNQGNKLDLAIGFSHNIVMDIAPEVKVETVTEKGKNPIVKLTSHDKQLVGQVAAKIRGFRKPEPYKGKGIKFVGEEIRRKAGKSA; this is translated from the coding sequence ATGTCAAGAATAGGTAAAAGCCCAATCACAGTTCCTGAAGGTGTAACTGTAGAAATTAAAGATAACGTAATAACAGCAAAAGGAAAGTTAGGAGAGTTGACTCAAACTTTCTCTGATGTTGAAATTACTGTAGAAGACGGTACCATCACTTTAACCCGTCCGTCGGAGAAGAAAGATCACAGAGCAAAACACGGTCTATATAGAGCGTTAATAGCAAATATGATAGAAGGTGTTTCTAAAGGATTTACTAAAGAATTAGAATTAGTAGGTGTTGGTTACAGAGCATCAAATCAAGGTAATAAATTAGATCTAGCGATTGGATTTTCTCACAATATTGTAATGGACATCGCTCCTGAAGTTAAAGTTGAGACAGTTACCGAAAAAGGTAAAAATCCGATTGTTAAATTAACATCTCACGACAAACAGTTAGTTGGTCAGGTAGCAGCGAAAATTCGTGGCTTCCGTAAGCCAGAACCTTACAAAGGAAAAGGCATCAAGTTTGTTGGTGAAGAAATTAGAAGAAAAGCAGGTAAATCAGCTTAA
- the rplO gene encoding 50S ribosomal protein L15, protein MDLSNLKPAEGSVKNQGKRVGRGQGSGKGGTATRGHKGAKSRSGYSKKLGFEGGQMPLQRRVPKFGFTNINRVEYQGVNLDTLQELVDEKKIKDTVDLETLVSLGKAGKNDLVKILGRGELKAKLTVTAHKFTATAKAAIEAAGGEAVTL, encoded by the coding sequence ATGGATTTAAGTAATTTAAAACCTGCAGAAGGTTCAGTTAAAAATCAAGGAAAACGTGTTGGTCGTGGTCAAGGATCTGGTAAAGGTGGTACTGCGACAAGAGGACACAAAGGTGCGAAGTCACGTTCTGGATACTCTAAGAAGTTAGGATTCGAAGGTGGTCAAATGCCTTTACAGAGACGTGTTCCTAAGTTCGGATTTACTAATATCAATAGAGTAGAGTATCAAGGTGTAAACCTAGATACTTTACAAGAATTGGTAGATGAAAAGAAAATAAAGGATACTGTAGATTTAGAAACACTTGTATCATTAGGAAAAGCTGGAAAGAACGATCTGGTTAAAATCTTAGGTAGAGGTGAGCTAAAAGCTAAATTAACAGTAACCGCACATAAATTTACTGCAACAGCAAAGGCTGCTATTGAAGCTGCTGGTGGTGAAGCCGTAACTTTATAA
- the rplX gene encoding 50S ribosomal protein L24, which translates to MTKLKIKSGDTVKVIAGDHKGSEGKVLKVFKDKNKAIVEGVNMVKKHTKPSAQNPQGGIVEKEASIHVSNLSLLTNKGETTRVGYRMDGDNKVRFSKKSNEVI; encoded by the coding sequence ATGACAAAGCTTAAAATAAAATCAGGAGATACTGTAAAAGTAATTGCTGGTGATCATAAAGGATCAGAAGGTAAAGTACTTAAAGTATTTAAAGATAAAAACAAAGCCATTGTGGAAGGCGTAAATATGGTTAAGAAACATACTAAACCTAGCGCACAAAACCCACAAGGTGGTATTGTAGAGAAAGAAGCGTCTATCCATGTTTCTAACTTGTCTTTATTAACCAACAAGGGTGAAACTACAAGAGTAGGATATAGAATGGACGGTGACAATAAAGTAAGATTTTCTAAAAAATCTAATGAAGTAATTTAA